The genomic window CCCATGCCGATATCGACCGTCAGCGGAATCTTAAGGGTGACGACACCCTCCATCAAGGAGACGACCTGCTCCTTCATCAGATCCACCTCATCCAGGGGCACTTCAAAGATCAGCTCATCATGCACCTGAAGCGTCATCTTACTTGCAAGCTTCTCCTCCCGCATCCACCGCCAGATGGCGATCATGGCAAGCTTGATGATATCGGCGGCGCTACCCTGGATTGGGGTATTCATCGCCATCCGCTCCCCCATGCCGCGCTTGTGGCTATTCGGGTTTGAGAGATCCCCAATCTGTCTCCGTCGCTGGAAAAGGGTGGTGACATATCCCTTTTCGCTAGCGGTTTTCAGGGTCTCCTCAATAAACTGCTTCACGCCATAGTAATGCTCAAAATAAAGGTCGATATATCGCTTCGCCTCAATCATAGAAACCCCCAGGCTTGCCGAAAGGCCAAAAGGGCTCTGGCCGTAAATGATCCCGAAGTTCACGGCCTTGGCCGTCCGGCGCATTTCAGAGGTGATTTCCTCTTTTGAGAGGCCGAAGATCTCAATTGCCGTCCGCGTATGCACATCCTCCCCGACACCGAAAGACGCAATCAGTTGGGGATCTTCAGACATGTGGGCCAGGATACGGAGTTCAATCTGACTGTAATCGGCAGAGAGGAGGCAATGACCGGGCTCGGCCGTAAAGGCCTCTCGAATCCGTTTTCCGATCTCCCTCCGGATGGGGATGTTCTGAAGATTCGGCTCCTTTGACGAAAGCCGCCCTGTCGCCGCAATAGTTTGATTCAGTTGGGTATGGACCCTGTGCGTCTCGGTGTGGACCAGTTTAGGAAGGGCATCCACATAGGTCGATTTCAGCTTCACCCACTGACGGATGCTCAAGACCTCGGCCGGCAATTCGTGCTGTGTTGCCAGTTGCGTCAGGACCTCTTCATTGGTCGAGAAACCGGTCTTGGTCTTTTTAATAGGGGTCAGTCCGATCTTTTCAAATAAAATATGCGCCAATTGTTTTGGAGAATTGATGTTGAATTCGACCCCGGCAAGGCGATGGATGGTTTCGGTCAGTGCGCTGATTTTCCCCTCAAGCTCTAAGGAGAGTTCTTCCAGGAGGGGGGTATCGATCTTGACCCCGTTTCGCTCAATATCAGCCAGTACAGGTATCAGGGGGATTTCAATCTCAGAAAAAAGCTGGGTGAGCGATTGTTTTTCAAGGAGGGGCGGAAATATCTTCGACAACCTCAGGGCCGCGTCGGCCCGTTTACAGAGCGTGGCGGGAAAGGTCTCCGGGTCGCGGTCTTTTTTTGAAGGCGACTTCTCATCCGGGATCATCTCCTTCATCGGAACAAGAAAAGCGTTCAGATATTCGAGGGCCACCGCTTCAAGCGAATGATCCCGCCTATCCGGTTTCAGGAGATAGGAGGCAATCATCGTATCGACAATCCGGCCCTGCAATGAAATTCCCCGATTTTTCAGAAGGATCAGGACGGGCTTCAGATTATGGCCCGTCTTGGTGATCTTCTCCGATACCAGGATCTCCTTGATAGGTTCCGGAAGATCTGCCTGATCTGAAAGGGGTAGGTAGAAGCGCTTCCCCTCTTCGGGGGTGAGGGCGATACCGACCCAGGCCGCACACATCGGCGTCAAAGAGGTGGTCAGAAACTCCAGTCCCACCTCACCGCTCTTTTCTGCCATCAACGCGATCTTTCCACATTCAGAGGGATTCACGACTTGATAGCGCTCGTCCTGTTTTGGGACAGAGGGCTGAAATTCCCGTATCAAGGCCGAAAACTCCAACTCCCGAAAGAGGGGAAGCAGTCGGACCGGGTCTCCGGGACGGCATGCCAGGCGGTCCAGATCAAAATCTATTGAAAGGTCGGTATCAATCGTCACGAGAGATCGGCTTAAGCGGGCCTCCTCTGCCTGCGAGGACAACATAGCCCGGAGTTTGGGTCTCTTCACCTGATCCAGATTCTTAAGGAGATGATCAATGCTGCCGAATGTTCCGATCAGCTGAATAGCCGTCTTAGGCCCGACCCCTTTTACACCGGGGATATTATCCGCCGTGTCGCCCATCAATCCCATGATCTCCACCATCCGGGGTGGCATCACCCCGAATTTCTCCAGGATGGTCTCTTCCGTGATCACCTTCTCCTTCATGGAATCGTAGACCGTCACCGATGGAGAGATGAGTTGAAACATATCCTTATCGCCGGAGACGATCACAACCTGAAGTCCTGCCGCTTCCCCCTTTTTAGAAAGCGTCCCGATGAGGTCGTCGGCCTCAATGCCTTCCTCCATCAGAGACGGGATCTCAAAGGCCTCCACCAATCTATGGATGTAGGGGATTTGGACCTGAAGCGGATCGGGCATTTCAGGACGATGGCTTTTGTATTCCGGATAGGCAATATGCCTTGTGGTCGGGCCTTTGGTATCAAAGGTCATGGCCATATAGTCCGGGCGCTTCTCCTTGATCAACTTGAGGAGCATCTGCGCGAAGCCATAAACGGCATTGGTCGGAAGGCCCGAAGACGTCGAAAGTTCCCGAATGGCGAAATAAGCCCGGTAGACATAGGCACTGCCGTCAATAATATAAAAGATTTTTTTCATCATGCCAAAGGGTAAAATACCGCTGGGGTAAATGGGGAACCGAGAATCATATTACATCGGCAATGGTATCCTGTCAATTTGGAGTCCTTCTCCACCCTCCGGTTCTCCTGCGAAGACAAGGCGACCTGACCGTTCATCCCAGGATCCTTCCTCTGAGGGCAATTCTGGGAGAATAAAGGACGATTCATTCAAGAATCTTCCCGTTTTCAATCATTAAAACCTATTTCTTCAACCAATTTCAGGCAACTCCCTCCCCATTTGGTTCTGATATAGGGGGTGATCCCAATCATTCGTGTGATATTTCGGCCCTCTTAAGATCATGGATTTATTAATGTTTACATGAATTTATCAAGCACCGGGCAGTCGAGTTGAGGTAAGCTCAAAATTTTTTCGCATGGCAATTGCATAACCAAAACCAGATCTAGAAATCGGCAGGCTCAACACAGGAGAAAATGACCACCGGCCATGCGCATACGTTACAGAATTGCTGGCTCAGGATTTCGAAACCTCTGAATAAGTCATTGATTTTTTTTTCAGGGCAAGTAGTATCTCGCTTCTACATTGTAAACTATATGAAAATGGCGGACTATGGCTTCGCGAGAACCATCCTCTGCAATTTCCGCCTTGAAAAGGTTAATTTAAGGTTTGTCTGATAGCGTGATTGTTAATTTTGATCGTACT from Candidatus Manganitrophaceae bacterium includes these protein-coding regions:
- the polA gene encoding DNA polymerase I: MMKKIFYIIDGSAYVYRAYFAIRELSTSSGLPTNAVYGFAQMLLKLIKEKRPDYMAMTFDTKGPTTRHIAYPEYKSHRPEMPDPLQVQIPYIHRLVEAFEIPSLMEEGIEADDLIGTLSKKGEAAGLQVVIVSGDKDMFQLISPSVTVYDSMKEKVITEETILEKFGVMPPRMVEIMGLMGDTADNIPGVKGVGPKTAIQLIGTFGSIDHLLKNLDQVKRPKLRAMLSSQAEEARLSRSLVTIDTDLSIDFDLDRLACRPGDPVRLLPLFRELEFSALIREFQPSVPKQDERYQVVNPSECGKIALMAEKSGEVGLEFLTTSLTPMCAAWVGIALTPEEGKRFYLPLSDQADLPEPIKEILVSEKITKTGHNLKPVLILLKNRGISLQGRIVDTMIASYLLKPDRRDHSLEAVALEYLNAFLVPMKEMIPDEKSPSKKDRDPETFPATLCKRADAALRLSKIFPPLLEKQSLTQLFSEIEIPLIPVLADIERNGVKIDTPLLEELSLELEGKISALTETIHRLAGVEFNINSPKQLAHILFEKIGLTPIKKTKTGFSTNEEVLTQLATQHELPAEVLSIRQWVKLKSTYVDALPKLVHTETHRVHTQLNQTIAATGRLSSKEPNLQNIPIRREIGKRIREAFTAEPGHCLLSADYSQIELRILAHMSEDPQLIASFGVGEDVHTRTAIEIFGLSKEEITSEMRRTAKAVNFGIIYGQSPFGLSASLGVSMIEAKRYIDLYFEHYYGVKQFIEETLKTASEKGYVTTLFQRRRQIGDLSNPNSHKRGMGERMAMNTPIQGSAADIIKLAMIAIWRWMREEKLASKMTLQVHDELIFEVPLDEVDLMKEQVVSLMEGVVTLKIPLTVDIGMGQNWSEAH